A single Primulina eburnea isolate SZY01 chromosome 11, ASM2296580v1, whole genome shotgun sequence DNA region contains:
- the LOC140806214 gene encoding uncharacterized protein has protein sequence MVNSGEPKRRVAFVLIDGLGDVSLPSLGYRTPLQAAHVPNLDAIASAGINGLMDPVEVGLACGSDTAHLSILGYDPRVYYRGRGAFESMGAGLAMSPGDIAFKSNFATLDGKTGVVTSRRADRHFEEEGPILSAALDGMKLPSFPQYEVRVRYATEHRCGVVVKGPKLSGNISGTDPLKDNRLLLKAQPLDDSDEAKNTAAVVNELSQEISRILVAHPLNAKRAAEGKNIANVVLLRGCGIRIEVPSFEKIHGLWPCMVAPTKIIAGLGLSLGIDILEAPGATGDYRTLLTSKATAIANALSAPLQLCPNVFVPGEEEHEPGRSNGYDFGFLHIKAIDDAGHDKASIFKVKGLEAVDRAIGQLAKLLWQAESSGAFQYYICVTGDHSTPVEYGDHSFESVPFTLCRLKDFVGAAGGESHVMETSLDPFPLPIVASGENIVDEYQSREKKQGKQYPAFNGDTVLEFDELAAARGCLGRFPGSELMGIIKAFIKL, from the exons ATGGTTAACTCAGGGGAGCCAAAGAGAAGAGTGGCTTTTGTCCTAATTGATGGACTGGGAGATGTATCACTTCCAAGTTTAGGCTACAGGACTCCTCTGCAAGCAGCTCACGTACCTAACTTGGATGCCATAGCTTCGGCTGGAATAAATGGCTTAATGGATCCTGTTGAAGTTGGGTTGGCTTGTGGAAGTGATACCGCACATCTTTCTATATTGGGTTATGATCCTCGTGTTTATTATCGAGGGCGAGGTGCATTTGAGTCTATGGGTGCTGGACTGGCAATGTCTCCCGGTGATATTGCATTTAAA TCAAACTTCGCTACCTTGGATGGGAAAACAGGAGTAGTTACTAGCCGGAGGGCAGATAGGCATTTTGAAGAAGAAGGACCCATTCTTTCTGCAGCATTGGATGGAATGAAGctgccctcttttcctcagtatgaAGTTAGAGTCAG GTATGCAACAGAGCATAGATGTGGGGTGGTTGTAAAAGGGCCAAAATTAAGTGGAAACATATCAGGAACGGATCCATTGAAGGATAACCGCCTACTTTTAAAAGCTCAACCACTTGATGATTCTGATGAAGCAAAAAACACAGCTGCGGTTGTTAATGAGTTATCCCAGGAAATATCTCGCATTTTGGTTGCCCACCCTCTGAACGCCAAAAGGGCTGCTGAAGGAAAGAATATTGCAAATGTCGTTCTTTTACGAGGTTGTGGTATTCGAATAGAG GTTCCTTCATTCGAAAAGATACATGGTTTATGGCCATGCATGGTTGCTCCGACTAAAATTATTGCTGGGTTGGGTTTATCCCTTGGTATCGATATTCTGGAAGCTCCTGGAGCCACTGGTGACTACAGAACCCTGTTAACTTCCAAGGCAACTGCCATAGCCAATGCCCTCTCAGCTCCTCTGCAGTTATGCCCCAATGTTTTTGTGCCTGGTGAAGAAGAGCATGAACCTGGTCGATCTAATGGTTATGATTTTGGATTTCTTCACATTAAG GCGATAGACGATGCAGGTCATGATAAAGCGAGCATTTTCAAAGTCAAAGGATTGGAAGCTGTTGATAGAGCTATAGGCCAGCTAGCTAAGCTCCTTTGGCAAGCAGAGTCAAGTGGGGCATTCCAATACTACATTTGCGTCACCGGCGACCACTCTACGCCAGTTGAATATGGCGACCACAGCTTTGAATCAGTCCCTTTCACATTGTGTCGTTTGAAAGACTTTGTTGGTGCTGCGGGTGGGGAATCACATGTCATGGAAACTTCTCTCGACCCATTTCCACTTCCAATCGTAGCATCTGGTGAAAATATTGTAGATGAATATCAAAGTCGAGAAAAGAAACAAGGCAAACAATATCCAGCTTTCAACGGTGATACAGTGCTTGAATTCGACGAGTTGGCTGCAGCTAGAGGATGTCTCGGGAGATTTCCTGGTAGTGAATTGATGGggattattaaagcatttatcaAGCTCTAA
- the LOC140805644 gene encoding uncharacterized protein, whose product MATRSVHPMLLNKLPSSFRRLISTAPSSISAVPAFNLNPETSASKQGFQQDFLDGFDLEADQIFDHFCAGKGLKEVGGTVKKLWDSGLRAMLDYGLEHAIDNEDCDRNLEQFIQTAGSAKSQSDSSVKCGSWNVGKFAASKAIDLGLEKDSQNLQFGQLYGMADTLSFGLRNAGFRVSKYLPFGPIEQIMPYLLRRAEENRALLSTSCLDNQLMRKELFRRLTPRFS is encoded by the exons ATGGCCACCCGTAGCGTCCACCCAATGCTTCTCAACAAGCTCCCCTCCTCCTTCCGCCGCCTCATCTCCACCGCGCCGTCCTCCATCTCCGCCGTCCCTGCGTTCAACCTTAATCCGGAGACCTCCGCCTCTAAACAAG GATTCCAGCAAGATTTTCTCGACGGTTTCGACCTCGAAGCTGACCAAATCTTCGATCATTTCTGCGCGGGGAAAGGTTTGAAGGAGGTTGGCGGAACTGTGAAGAAGCTTTGGGATTCTGGACTTAGAGCTATGTTGGATTATGGTTTGGAACACGCAATCGATAACGAGGATTGTGATCGGAATTTGGAGCAATTTATTcaaactgctggatctgctaaATCGCAATCTGATTCTTCTGTAA AATGCGGTTCTTGGAATGTAGGAAAATTTGCGGCTTCTAAGGCGATCGATCTTGGACTGGAAAAAGACAGTCAAAATCTGCAATTTGGCCAACTCTATGGAATGGCAGATACCCTTTCTTTTGGTTTGAGAAATGCAGGTTTTAGAGTGAGCAAGTATTTGCCCTTTGGGCCTATAGAGCAGATTATGCCCTATCTGTTAAGAAGAGCTGAGGAAAACAGAGCTTTATTATCTACTTCATGTCTTGACAATCAACTTATGAG GAAGGAATTGTTTCGGAGATTAACTCCTAGATTTTCTTGA